The Kocuria sp. TGY1127_2 genome includes a window with the following:
- a CDS encoding MIP/aquaporin family protein, translating into MDNGVPTTLGMFTSEFIGTLILVLLGCGVVAGQVLPRTKNNAGGWLMVAFGWGLGVYAGVYAAYATGGHLNPVVTLSFWAAHKDLADGIPATAGNVFVYIVAQLLGAIIGAIIVYLTHKKHFDLESPAANKLGVFSTGPEIRSYGWNFLTEVVATFVLIAFILFSDKTPSEMGPLPVALVVLAIGISLGGPTGYAINPARDLGPRIAHAILPIRGKGPSDWAYSWVPVLGPIVGGLVAALVVPLLVAL; encoded by the coding sequence ATGGATAATGGCGTTCCCACGACACTCGGAATGTTCACGTCCGAGTTCATAGGAACGCTGATCCTCGTGCTCCTCGGTTGCGGCGTCGTCGCCGGCCAGGTCCTTCCGCGAACAAAGAACAACGCAGGCGGCTGGCTCATGGTTGCATTCGGCTGGGGACTTGGCGTCTACGCCGGCGTCTACGCCGCATATGCGACGGGCGGGCATCTGAACCCCGTGGTGACATTATCCTTCTGGGCCGCCCACAAAGACTTGGCAGATGGTATCCCGGCGACCGCGGGCAACGTGTTCGTCTACATCGTCGCTCAACTCCTGGGTGCCATCATCGGCGCGATCATCGTCTATCTGACCCACAAGAAGCACTTCGACTTGGAATCCCCCGCAGCCAACAAGCTCGGCGTCTTCTCGACCGGTCCGGAGATCCGCTCTTATGGCTGGAACTTCCTGACGGAGGTCGTCGCGACCTTCGTGCTGATCGCCTTCATTCTTTTCTCCGACAAAACTCCGAGCGAGATGGGTCCACTTCCGGTCGCGCTCGTGGTTTTGGCCATCGGCATCTCCCTCGGCGGCCCGACAGGTTACGCCATCAACCCCGCTCGTGACCTCGGTCCCCGCATCGCCCACGCTATTCTGCCCATCCGAGGCAAAGGACCGTCCGATTGGGCATATTCTTGGGTACCCGTGCTGGGTCCGATCGTCGGCGGCCTCGTCGCTGCCCTCGTTGTCCCCCTCCTCGTGGCTCTCTAG